The following coding sequences lie in one Apium graveolens cultivar Ventura chromosome 3, ASM990537v1, whole genome shotgun sequence genomic window:
- the LOC141710492 gene encoding uncharacterized protein LOC141710492 isoform X1: MAYHQYRSPFGDTTFTKVFVGGLAWETPTDVLQEYYQQFGDILEAVIINDKNTGKSKGYGFVTFRDAESARRACAEPNPVIDGRKANCNIASLGRPRPSPPRGRTQGGAASSSSSYSGVPGVAFAPPVPPPPPVIYPPYGYAPYPSDYGYHQSMYNSQVQQQQQQAQYYQQAYGVGVSSPSAISSSPYYYGYSLQAPRGTLYSGAHRLPPPQSYPYYHHLTHMYHLQPQQQQQLDASSFSSFPAAPPPPLLLQPPRHPFPSPTPDPRTPQGPQQHTSTDQTEAGAEAVSSESPNT; encoded by the exons ATGGCGTACCACCAGTATCGATCACCGTTCGGCGACACCACATTTACGAAGGTTTTTGTTGGTGGACTAGCTTGGGAGACGCCAACGGATGTGTTGCAGGAATATTACCAGCAATTCGGAGATATTCTTGAAGCTGTCATCATCAACGATAAAAATACAGGGAAATCTAAAGGATATGGATTT GTAACTTTTCGCGATGCTGAATCAGCTAGACGAGCTTGTGCTGAACCCAACCCTGTGATTGATGGAAGAAAAGCTAATTGTAATATTGCTTCCCTTGGCCGGCCTCGACCTTCTCCGCCTCGAG GAAGAACACAAGGGGGAGCAGCATCATCATCATCAAGCTATAGTGGAGTCCCGGGAGTGGCATTTGCTCCACCAGTACCCCCACCACCCCCTGTCATTTATCCACCTTATGG GTACGCACCCTACCCTTCTGATTACGGCTACCACCAA AGCATGTACAATTCACAAGTTcaacagcagcagcagcaggcACAATATTATCAACAGGCATATGGAGTAGGAGTGTCATCACCATCAGCCATAAGCTCATCACCCTATTATTATGGATACTCATTGCAAGCTCCAAGGGGAACATTATATTCTGGTGCACACAGATTACCCCCACCACAATCTTATCCTTATTATCATCATCTTACACATATGTACCATCTCCAAccgcagcagcagcagcagctgGATGCCTCCTCTTTTTCTAGCTTTCCTGCAGCTCCTCCACCCCCTCTTTTACTTCAGCCACCCAGGCATCCTTTTCCCTCACCTACTCCAG ATCCACGGACTCCACAAGGACCGCAACAACATACCTCAACCGATCAAACAGAAGCTGGTGCAGAAGCTGTTAGTTCAGAGAGTCCAAACACATGA
- the LOC141710492 gene encoding uncharacterized protein LOC141710492 isoform X2, with protein MAYHQYRSPFGDTTFTKVFVGGLAWETPTDVLQEYYQQFGDILEAVIINDKNTGKSKGYGFVTFRDAESARRACAEPNPVIDGRKANCNIASLGRPRPSPPRGRTQGGAASSSSSYSGVPGVAFAPPVPPPPPVIYPPYGYAPYPSDYGYHQSMYNSQVQQQQQQAQYYQQAYGVGVSSPSAISSSPYYYGYSLQAPRGTLYSGAHRLPPPQSYPYYHHLTHMYHLQPQQQQQLDASSFSSFPAAPPPPLLLQPPRHPFPSPTPVLNSH; from the exons ATGGCGTACCACCAGTATCGATCACCGTTCGGCGACACCACATTTACGAAGGTTTTTGTTGGTGGACTAGCTTGGGAGACGCCAACGGATGTGTTGCAGGAATATTACCAGCAATTCGGAGATATTCTTGAAGCTGTCATCATCAACGATAAAAATACAGGGAAATCTAAAGGATATGGATTT GTAACTTTTCGCGATGCTGAATCAGCTAGACGAGCTTGTGCTGAACCCAACCCTGTGATTGATGGAAGAAAAGCTAATTGTAATATTGCTTCCCTTGGCCGGCCTCGACCTTCTCCGCCTCGAG GAAGAACACAAGGGGGAGCAGCATCATCATCATCAAGCTATAGTGGAGTCCCGGGAGTGGCATTTGCTCCACCAGTACCCCCACCACCCCCTGTCATTTATCCACCTTATGG GTACGCACCCTACCCTTCTGATTACGGCTACCACCAA AGCATGTACAATTCACAAGTTcaacagcagcagcagcaggcACAATATTATCAACAGGCATATGGAGTAGGAGTGTCATCACCATCAGCCATAAGCTCATCACCCTATTATTATGGATACTCATTGCAAGCTCCAAGGGGAACATTATATTCTGGTGCACACAGATTACCCCCACCACAATCTTATCCTTATTATCATCATCTTACACATATGTACCATCTCCAAccgcagcagcagcagcagctgGATGCCTCCTCTTTTTCTAGCTTTCCTGCAGCTCCTCCACCCCCTCTTTTACTTCAGCCACCCAGGCATCCTTTTCCCTCACCTACTCCAG TTTTGAACTCCCATTGA
- the LOC141711334 gene encoding putative cinnamyl alcohol dehydrogenase 1 produces MTSTGDNVNDGNCLGYAARDPSGFLSPYKFSRREVGSSDVSLKITHCGVCYADVGWTRNFSKHSNYPLVPGHEIVGIVREVGSIVQRFKVGDCVGVGTYVNSCRDCEYCNEGLEVHCSKGSVYTFDGIDDDGTITKGGYSTHIVVHERYCFRIPENYPPASAAPLLCAGITVYTPMIRHNMNKPGKSLGVIGLGGLGHLAVKFGKAFGMMVTVFSTSLSKKEEALNLLGADNFVISSNEQEMKGMLNSLDFIINTASGDIPFDQYLPLLKTGGVLSLVGFPSEVKFLPHNLNLGMKTISGSLTGGTKQTQEMLDFCAANGIHPNIESIPIQNINEALERLINRDVKYRFVIDIENSLQ; encoded by the exons ATGACTTCAACTGGTGACAATGTGAATGATGGGAACTGCCTTGGATATGCAGCTAGAGATCCTTCTGGATTTCTTTCGCCTTACAAGTTCAGCCGCAG GGAAGTTGGAAGTTCCGATGTATCATTAAAAATCACACACTGTGGTGTTTGTTATGCGGATGTGGGCTGGACGAGAAACTTTTCTAAACACTCAAATTATCCACTGGTTCCGGG CCATGAGATAGTTGGAATTGTAAGAGAAGTTGGTTCCATTGTCCAACGTTTTAAAGTCGGTGATTGTGTTGGAGTCGGAACGTATGTTAACTCTTGCAGAGACTGTGAGTACTGTAATGAGGGCTTAGAAGTTCATTGTTCAAAGGGTTCTGTCTACACATTTGATGGCATTGATGATGATGGTACCATCACTAAAGGAGGGTATTCCACCCATATAGTTGTCCATGAAAG GTACTGTTTTAGGATACCTGAGAACTACCCTCCAGCATCAGCAGCACCTTTGCTCTGTGCTGGTATAACTGTTTACACTCCCATGATTCGACATAACATGAACAAGCCGGGTAAGTCACTAGGGGTGATTGGGCTAGGTGGATTAGGTCACTTGGCCGTTAAATTTGGGAAAGCTTTTGGGATGATGGTAACAGTGTTCAGCACAAGTTTATCCAAGAAGGAGGAAGCTTTAAATCTGCTTGGTGCTGACAATTTTGTGATCTCTTCCAATGAACAAGAGATGAAG GGGATGCTTAATTCACTTGACTTTATAATTAACACTGCATCTGGAGATATTCCGTTCGATCAGTATTTGCCTCTTCTCAAGACAGGTGGTGTGCTTTCCTTGGTGGGTTTCCCTAGTGAAGTTAAATTTCTTCCACACAATCTTAATCTAG GCATGAAAACCATTTCTGGGAGTCTCACTGGTGGTACAAAACAGACGCAAGAAATGCTGGATTTTTGTGCTGCCAACGGAATTCACCCCAACATAGAATCTATTCCAATTCAGAACATAAATGAGGCACTTGAGAGGTTAATAAACAGGGACGTGAAGTATCGATTTGTGATTGATATTGAGAACTCCCTCCAGTGA